TGCCGGCACGATGATATGTGCCGCACTGGCGGGCATCGAGGTATTCGTCACCGGCGGCATTGGCGGCGTGCACCGGGGCGCGCAGGAAACGTTCGATATCTCGGCCGATCTGCAGGAGCTGGCGAAGACCTCGGTGGCGGTGGTCTGCGCCGGCGCGAAGTCCATCCTGGACATCGGGCTCACGCTGGAATACCTGGAGACGCACGGCGTGCCGGTGCTCAGTTGCGAGCAGGACAATTTCGCGGCGTTCTACACGCGCGACAGCGGCTTTCGCGCGGACTTCAGGCTGGACGACGCGGCGCAGCAGGCACGCTTCCTCCGCGCCAAGTGGGATCTGGGACTCGCCGGGGGTGTGGTATTGAGCACGCCGGTGCCGAAAGCGTCGGAGATGGCGGTCGAAGAGATCGACGCTCTGACGCGGCAGGCGCTCGTCGCGGCGACGGAGCGAGGCATCACCGGCAAGGCGCTGACCCCTTTCTTGCTGGCTCGCATCCACGCGCTGACGGGCGGGCGCAGTCTGGCGACGAACATCGCGATCGTGAAACACAATGCCGAGGTGGGGGCGAGATTGGCGTTGGCGCTGGCGCATGCGAAGCCTGGGGCAGGCCAGGCCTGATGGCCGTGTTCGACGCAAAGGAGAGTGGATATGGAAACAGAGCAGCGCTCGAGCCCGCACATTCCGGCAATCGCGCCGGCGCGAACCGCGCTCATCGTCATGCATTACCAGACCGATATTCTCGGGCTGTTTCCATCGGTCGCGCCAGCGCTGATCGCCAATACGCGCAAGCTATGCGACGCGGCGCGGGCGAGCGGCGTCGGCGTTTATTTCGCCAATCTCCGCTTCAGTCCGGGCTATCCGGAAGTCAGCCCATCGAACAAGAACGGGCAGGGAATCAAACGGCTGGGTCTTTTCACCGACGACGGTATCGCGCCGGAGTTGGGCCGGCGCGACGATGAACCGCTCGTCATCGCGCACCGGGCCAGCGTGTTCTTCGGCACCGGTCTCGCGGAACGGCTCGCTGCACGAGGCTTCGATTCGCTGATCATGGCCGGTATTGCGTCGACCGGGGTCGTGTTGTCGTCGGTTGCGTATGCGAGCGATGCGGACTTTCGCCTGTACACGGTCAAGGATTGTTGTTACGACCCGGATCAGGTGGTGCATGACCATCTGTTTTCCACCGCGTTCGATTCGCGTACCACCGTGTTGTCGCTTGCGGATGCCTTGGTGCTGCTCGCGTCGAGTGGGATGGGCTGAAGGACCACTTTCGAAAAAGCGGTCCCGGCAATCTACTGAAAGATGAATCCGTCAGTTAGCATAGTAATTGCTGTGATCAATGGCGAACTCGCCATGACGCTCGCAGGACAGAGCGCAGCCTCGCGCGGTTTGGTTTCACAGTTAGCGTTGTAGCGATGCAAAACACATAAAGACCATACTCAAAGGAAAGAGCACGAACGAGAGTCTCGCGAATTGGGCCGTTTGTGAAACGAGCGACTCTGGCATCTCGATCGCGTCAAGCGGCTTATGTGAAGCTCGCGACCGGCGCGCAAGGCGTCTACTTTTCGTACACGAAGGGCGATGGCACGCGAAGTGTGACGTATAACGCGGCGAACCTCGCGGCGCTCATCAAGCAGCGTCAGCAGCGGCTAAAGAATGCTTGCCGCGCTCGCGCGCGATTCGCTCCATGTACCGATAGCTCTCTATCTCAAGAGGCTAACGCGATCAAAGGCAAAGACAAACTTCGGCGCAATCGCGCTGCCTCGCTCGGCCGTGCCGTATCCGGTCAAGCAGCCTTTTGAATCCGGCACAAATCGCCCGGAGAAAACGACTCGCTGTCCGCGCGAAAGCTTTGCGACCGAATCGAACAGCCGCGTTCCCCGCTGAATCTTCGACCCGGCGTCCTGCAACTCGCCGTTCGTGCCCAGCGTCAGATTGGGCGCAATCCTGATTTCAAACCGCGCTTCGTTGGCAAGATATGTATCGATACGTTCGACCGTACCGCTCCAATTGCGAGCCTCCTTCGGCATGTTGCACAGCGAGGTGTCGCGTGCGGGTCCAATCGACTCGTGCTG
The Caballeronia sp. NK8 genome window above contains:
- a CDS encoding pseudouridine-5'-phosphate glycosidase — its product is MANDLARSWLTLSAPVAAARGAGRPIVALESTIIAHGMPYPENIRTAREVEALIRDAGAEPATIAVIGGRIRVGVTDGELELLGRSDHVHKVSRRDLPAVLASGEPGATTVAGTMICAALAGIEVFVTGGIGGVHRGAQETFDISADLQELAKTSVAVVCAGAKSILDIGLTLEYLETHGVPVLSCEQDNFAAFYTRDSGFRADFRLDDAAQQARFLRAKWDLGLAGGVVLSTPVPKASEMAVEEIDALTRQALVAATERGITGKALTPFLLARIHALTGGRSLATNIAIVKHNAEVGARLALALAHAKPGAGQA
- a CDS encoding isochorismatase family cysteine hydrolase; this translates as METEQRSSPHIPAIAPARTALIVMHYQTDILGLFPSVAPALIANTRKLCDAARASGVGVYFANLRFSPGYPEVSPSNKNGQGIKRLGLFTDDGIAPELGRRDDEPLVIAHRASVFFGTGLAERLAARGFDSLIMAGIASTGVVLSSVAYASDADFRLYTVKDCCYDPDQVVHDHLFSTAFDSRTTVLSLADALVLLASSGMG